One stretch of Riemerella columbina DNA includes these proteins:
- the hutG gene encoding formimidoylglutamase, translating into MNQIWKGRFDGDEPLYHRLFQRVILADHHTEIRPLDFALLGFAVDEGVRRNRGRVGAQEAPNIIRKNMGNFPVVQPQLRVLDFGNVSCEHQDLERAQSQLAEKVKHHLQSGAKSIVLGGGHEVTYAHYSGIRQAFSDQKIGIINIDAHFDNRTPSDGLASSGTGFWQIAQEQNWQSLHIGIQRNSNTLQLFDDAHTWQMKYILAEEIFFENLPKIYATIDELVASVDVLYLTICMDVFNVAIAPGVSAQAYNGIFADATFMHFYKHILGQQKLVALDVAEINPQYDLQERTARLAGSLLNEWLMIQPQNHALL; encoded by the coding sequence ATGAATCAAATTTGGAAAGGTCGGTTTGATGGCGATGAGCCGTTATACCATCGGTTATTCCAACGGGTTATTTTAGCGGACCACCACACCGAAATCCGCCCTTTGGATTTTGCACTTTTAGGATTTGCCGTAGATGAGGGCGTTAGGCGAAATCGCGGCAGAGTGGGCGCCCAAGAGGCTCCCAACATCATCAGAAAAAATATGGGCAACTTCCCTGTGGTACAGCCCCAACTTAGGGTTTTGGACTTTGGAAATGTCTCTTGCGAGCATCAGGATTTAGAGCGTGCGCAATCCCAACTCGCTGAGAAGGTCAAGCATCATCTGCAAAGTGGCGCCAAATCTATCGTTTTAGGAGGTGGCCACGAGGTGACTTACGCCCATTATTCTGGCATTCGGCAGGCTTTCTCTGATCAAAAAATCGGTATTATCAATATTGATGCCCACTTTGACAACCGAACCCCAAGTGACGGGTTGGCTTCTTCAGGAACTGGATTTTGGCAAATTGCTCAAGAGCAAAATTGGCAATCGTTACACATTGGCATACAGCGCAATAGCAATACCCTTCAGCTTTTTGATGATGCCCACACTTGGCAGATGAAATACATTTTAGCCGAAGAGATTTTCTTTGAAAACCTCCCTAAAATTTATGCCACCATTGATGAACTGGTTGCCAGTGTAGATGTTCTCTACCTGACCATTTGTATGGATGTGTTTAATGTCGCTATTGCCCCTGGTGTGAGCGCTCAAGCCTATAATGGTATTTTTGCCGATGCCACTTTTATGCACTTTTATAAGCATATTCTTGGGCAGCAAAAACTTGTGGCTTTAGATGTGGCAGAGATCAACCCTCAATACGATTTACAAGAGCGCACAGCGAGGCTGGCAGGGTCTTTGCTGAACGAATGGCTGATGATACAACCTCAAAATCACGCATTATTATGA
- a CDS encoding multidrug effflux MFS transporter encodes MMNKTERLTLVVLLGGVAAIGPFSIDMYLPGFPAIAKSFSVEAADVSYTLTGYFIGISIGQLIYGPLIDRYGRKKPLLLGLLLYALASLACALSPNLWSLVGSRFVQALGASVGMVASMAIIRDQFPVAEVARMLSSILLVMGVAPVIAPTLGSFLLTHFSWEAIFVFLSLVAVVLLGNLFFFLKETQGANTAIELRLKPIFSNYVRTLQQPAFTFFSLSGSIAMSILFAYIASISFVLMSLYGVDKSTFGLLFGLNAFGFILGSQVNNLLLKRWHLYRLTRLMSFLQVLVSVLFLLSVCSLELSLWAMSAFTFSILFLLGFINPNATALSLEKIKTHIGVASALNGSMRMALGALVSFLVGSLADGTVFPFVASIFVLSVLSFVLLLIGKKYN; translated from the coding sequence ATGATGAATAAAACGGAAAGGCTCACGCTGGTGGTGCTTTTGGGTGGCGTAGCGGCAATTGGTCCGTTTAGTATTGATATGTATTTGCCTGGTTTTCCAGCTATTGCGAAGAGTTTTAGCGTGGAGGCAGCCGATGTTTCTTATACACTTACGGGCTATTTTATTGGCATTTCTATCGGACAGCTGATATATGGACCGCTGATAGACCGCTATGGACGCAAAAAACCGCTACTGTTGGGGCTTTTGTTGTATGCCTTGGCATCGTTGGCGTGTGCGCTGTCGCCGAATTTATGGAGTTTGGTAGGCAGCCGTTTTGTGCAAGCGTTGGGAGCGAGTGTGGGAATGGTGGCGAGTATGGCGATTATCCGTGACCAATTTCCTGTGGCAGAGGTAGCGAGGATGCTCTCATCGATTTTGCTCGTGATGGGCGTTGCTCCCGTTATTGCGCCTACGCTGGGGAGTTTCTTGCTCACGCATTTCAGTTGGGAGGCTATTTTTGTGTTTCTGTCCCTCGTGGCGGTGGTGCTGTTGGGCAATCTCTTTTTCTTTTTGAAAGAAACCCAAGGCGCTAATACAGCGATAGAGCTTCGGCTCAAACCTATTTTTAGCAATTATGTCCGCACGCTGCAACAGCCTGCATTTACCTTTTTCAGCCTGTCGGGGAGCATTGCGATGTCTATTCTCTTTGCGTATATCGCGTCTATTTCTTTTGTTTTGATGTCGTTATATGGCGTGGATAAAAGCACATTTGGACTTCTTTTTGGGCTGAATGCCTTTGGGTTTATCTTGGGGAGTCAGGTTAATAATCTATTGCTAAAACGCTGGCATCTGTACCGACTCACCCGCTTGATGTCCTTTTTACAAGTGTTGGTATCGGTGTTGTTTTTGCTGAGCGTGTGCAGTTTGGAGCTGTCACTATGGGCAATGAGTGCGTTTACATTTAGCATTTTATTTTTGTTGGGCTTTATCAATCCGAATGCTACGGCGCTGTCTTTGGAGAAAATCAAAACGCATATTGGTGTGGCATCGGCACTGAATGGAAGTATGCGAATGGCACTGGGGGCGTTGGTCTCGTTTTTGGTAGGAAGTTTAGCTGATGGCACGGTATTTCCTTTTGTGGCGAGTATCTTTGTGCTCAGTGTGCTGAGTTTCGTTCTGTTGTTAATCGGTAAAAAATATAATTAA
- a CDS encoding cation:proton antiporter produces MISLYTVFILLIVMSAAFSYINQKFLKLPFVIGLFFLSTALSLLVVTSQFWMDLHIEKIADYLNSAKIDELIIDVFLGFLLFAGALHTNWADLKSQIKTIASYALGGVLLSAVLIAILFYYAAHGLGIEISFIYCLIFGALISPTDPIAVLGILKKAGVPKKTESIIVGESLFNDGIGVVLFIALLDTLKVGDFEVAHFGMLFVKEAIGGVLLGLIYGYILHILLKSIDHYETEVLLTLAFVMAGYPLANYFHISGALSMVVMGLMVGNFRTKIAMSDTTEEYVHKFWELVDVILNALLFIVIAFVLIVVDFNIQYVILGVLGLVIVLLTRAFLVYAPLKAFPKFLNLDKSDARIISWGGLRGGLSLALVLSLPASDTKDILLVVTYITVLFSILVQGLTIGKVAQSSNKK; encoded by the coding sequence ATGATTAGTCTTTATACGGTTTTTATATTGTTGATTGTGATGTCTGCAGCATTTTCTTACATCAACCAAAAGTTTTTGAAATTACCATTCGTTATTGGGTTGTTTTTCCTTTCCACGGCGTTGTCGCTATTGGTGGTGACCTCTCAGTTTTGGATGGATTTACACATTGAAAAAATTGCAGATTACCTTAATTCAGCGAAGATAGATGAGCTTATTATTGATGTATTTTTAGGCTTTTTGCTCTTTGCAGGGGCGCTGCACACCAATTGGGCAGACCTTAAATCTCAAATCAAAACCATTGCCAGTTATGCGCTGGGCGGAGTGTTGCTCTCGGCGGTGCTGATTGCTATTTTGTTCTATTATGCAGCGCATGGTTTGGGGATAGAGATCAGCTTTATTTATTGTTTGATTTTTGGGGCGTTAATTTCTCCTACCGACCCTATTGCGGTCTTAGGAATTTTGAAAAAAGCTGGCGTTCCCAAGAAAACGGAATCTATTATTGTGGGGGAGAGCTTGTTTAATGATGGTATCGGCGTGGTTTTGTTCATCGCTTTATTGGATACCCTAAAAGTGGGCGATTTTGAGGTGGCACATTTTGGAATGCTCTTCGTTAAAGAAGCCATTGGCGGCGTATTATTAGGGCTGATTTATGGCTATATTCTCCATATTTTACTCAAAAGTATAGACCACTACGAAACCGAGGTATTGCTCACTTTAGCCTTTGTGATGGCGGGTTATCCATTGGCGAATTATTTCCATATTTCGGGCGCGTTATCTATGGTGGTGATGGGGCTGATGGTCGGCAACTTCCGAACTAAAATCGCGATGAGCGATACCACGGAGGAGTATGTCCATAAATTTTGGGAATTGGTAGATGTGATTCTTAATGCACTCTTATTCATTGTGATTGCTTTCGTTTTAATCGTGGTAGATTTTAACATTCAGTATGTGATCTTGGGCGTTTTGGGGCTTGTTATCGTGTTGCTCACGCGTGCATTTTTGGTGTATGCGCCTCTGAAAGCGTTTCCGAAATTCTTAAATTTGGATAAAAGCGATGCACGGATTATCTCTTGGGGCGGTCTTCGTGGAGGACTTTCGTTGGCGTTGGTGCTTTCGTTGCCCGCTTCGGATACCAAAGATATTTTATTGGTGGTTACTTATATCACCGTGCTTTTCAGTATTTTAGTACAGGGATTGACCATTGGTAAAGTCGCCCAATCTTCTAACAAAAAATAG
- a CDS encoding DUF72 domain-containing protein yields MKFGQVEDPSIIDFSMPPAHSDTLRVLSGKPAPDFEVSVGCAKWNKTDLKGFYPRGTKDELSYYATQFNAIELNATFYSMPSVQQVETWRDKTPADFKFFPKITNTVSHYRRLIDVDEIVTQYATSVLHFDEKLGMVFLQLHDNFKPKNFDRLEHFIQKWPQEVPLAVELRNETWFSDPEIFEETCQLFKRHQITNIIVDTAGRRDMMHMRLTTPTAFIRYVGANADSDYSRLEAWVDQIVQWRAQGLERLYFFVHQNIEKASPLLSAYFIERLNRALGLQLHLPQMATPTPTLF; encoded by the coding sequence ATGAAATTCGGACAAGTTGAAGACCCTTCTATTATAGATTTTAGTATGCCGCCTGCACACTCTGATACTTTGCGTGTGCTTTCTGGCAAACCAGCACCAGATTTTGAAGTTTCCGTGGGCTGTGCCAAGTGGAACAAAACCGACCTAAAAGGCTTCTATCCGCGTGGAACGAAGGATGAACTCTCGTACTATGCCACACAATTTAATGCGATAGAGCTCAACGCGACTTTTTACAGTATGCCCTCGGTGCAACAAGTGGAAACTTGGCGAGATAAAACCCCTGCCGATTTCAAATTTTTTCCGAAAATAACCAATACCGTTTCGCACTACCGCAGGCTGATTGATGTTGATGAGATTGTCACGCAATATGCCACTTCCGTGCTTCATTTTGATGAAAAATTGGGAATGGTATTTTTACAACTTCACGATAATTTTAAGCCTAAAAACTTTGACCGCTTAGAACATTTTATCCAGAAATGGCCTCAGGAGGTGCCTTTAGCGGTAGAGTTGAGGAATGAAACTTGGTTCTCAGACCCTGAAATTTTTGAGGAAACTTGCCAACTGTTTAAGCGACATCAGATAACCAATATTATTGTGGATACTGCAGGGCGGCGGGATATGATGCATATGCGGCTGACCACGCCCACGGCTTTTATCCGCTATGTAGGCGCCAATGCCGACTCTGATTATTCACGGTTAGAGGCTTGGGTGGATCAGATTGTCCAGTGGCGAGCACAAGGTTTGGAGCGCCTTTATTTCTTTGTACATCAGAATATAGAAAAGGCATCGCCGCTGTTGTCTGCTTATTTTATTGAGCGCCTAAACCGCGCTTTGGGGCTTCAGCTCCACTTGCCGCAGATGGCAACGCCAACGCCTACTTTATTTTAA